A stretch of the Leptidea sinapis chromosome 5, ilLepSina1.1, whole genome shotgun sequence genome encodes the following:
- the LOC126964724 gene encoding transcription factor VBP-like, translated as MSLWTPYAEETALDLSTKYPSDVTIPEYVYPSVNYVSYPVYVPAPDASPLSSCSGYVPQPSGSPHHRSGLISPPESPRSADRKRPSYMIDVDSLSDDPDFQAFERDALRAMAEKNGGTLLGNNPRMRRAVHSTHTADDSYRRQRERNNHAAKQSRDRRKLREIHLALKVTYLKNEVSRLKSQLATKACIRCHQSCIC; from the coding sequence ATGTCTCTGTGGACGCCATACGCTGAAGAAACCGCTCTCGATCTGAGCACCAAATACCCCAGTGACGTCACGATCCCCGAGTACGTGTACCCAAGTGTTAACTATGTGAGCTATCCCGTGTATGTGCCGGCGCCGGATGCATCGCCTCTAAGCAGCTGCTCAGGGTATGTTCCGCAGCCGAGCGGCAGTCCTCATCATCGCTCGGGGCTGATCTCGCCGCCTGAGTCACCGCGTTCGGCGGACAGAAAGAGGCCCAGCTACATGATCGATGTGGACTCGCTCTCCGACGACCCAGACTTCCAGGCATTTGAACGGGACGCCTTACGCGCTATGGCTGAGAAAAACGGCGGCACCCTCCTAGGGAACAATCCTCGCATGCGACGCGCCGTGCACTCAACTCACACGGCCGACGATTCCTACAGGAGGCAGCGGGAGAGGAACAACCACGCGGCCAAACAGAGCAGAGACCGGAGGAAGCTCCGGGAGATACACCTGGCGCTCAAAGTGACGTATCTGAAGAACGAAGTCTCCAGATTGAAGAGCCAGCTGGCGACGAAGGCCTGTATCAGATGCCACCAGTCCTGCATCTGTTAG